The proteins below are encoded in one region of Leptospira bandrabouensis:
- a CDS encoding CopG family ribbon-helix-helix protein, with product MNQTVNISFEKALLKEIDKIAKREHRSRSELIREAARTYIEKKSKWQAIFDFGSKSTGNSNLTEADIFGEIKAVRRNKKAS from the coding sequence ATGAATCAGACAGTTAATATCTCTTTCGAAAAAGCACTTTTAAAAGAAATTGATAAAATTGCAAAAAGAGAACATAGATCCAGATCTGAACTGATTCGTGAAGCAGCAAGGACTTACATTGAGAAAAAATCTAAGTGGCAAGCTATCTTTGATTTTGGCTCTAAATCAACAGGAAATTCAAATCTTACAGAAGCGGATATTTTTGGAGAAATTAAAGCCGTTAGAAGAAATAAAAAAGCTTCTTAA